Proteins encoded in a region of the Raphanus sativus cultivar WK10039 chromosome 8, ASM80110v3, whole genome shotgun sequence genome:
- the LOC108821895 gene encoding uncharacterized protein LOC108821895, which translates to MDFRRISLVLYILFIFHLQDNLLFVSSRPPSVDTNHETLPLNPSVTDDVVGFEGKTRELAVVIKKSFGGGGRGGGSGSRGIGGGARSRSRGGAGVIYPAGSHSHRSSGSMNLRGPVCAVGWLCFSVLSGLFLI; encoded by the coding sequence atGGATTTCAGAAGAATATCGTTGGTGTTGTATATTCTCTTCATCTTTCATCTTCAGGACAACTTGCTTTTCGTGAGTTCACGACCTCCCTCAGTTGATACGAACCACGAGACTCTTCCTCTTAATCCCTCAGTGACGGATGATGTTGTTGGGTTTGAAGGAAAGACTCGTGAGCTAGCTGTCGTTATCAAAAAATCATTTGGTGGAGGAGGACGTGGCGGCGGCAGTGGCAGCAGGGGAATAGGAGGCGGAGCTCGAAGCCGATCACGTGGCGGGGCAGGTGTGATTTATCCGGCAGGATCGCATTCTCATCGTTCAAGCGGTAGCATGAACCTTCGAGGGCCAGTGTGTGCAGTCGGCTGGTTGTGTTTCTCGGTGTTATCCGGTTTATTCTTGATTTAG
- the LOC108819597 gene encoding uncharacterized protein LOC108819597: MRQPNLLHAQSNLQETTLKPELPCSRDENDGSPEAERRQGRESEGDTGEAKEKTKRQGQRRSLRCRNLRSRAVRTGASEIYFLVLYILFIFHLHYNFPSVRSRSYSVYTNNESLHLNESKPDANGFEGKARELAVVIKKRGIGGTGGGGGSITGGSGGGGSSMGGGSGGSGSSTSGGGGGGDSSTGGGGVSGQSWSNGGRHFGSSYVGGNGTRGPHRSSGSQNIRGAVCAAGWLGLSVLSGLILV, encoded by the exons ATGAGACAGCCGAACCTCCTCCACGCGCAATCGAACCTACAAGAA ACCACGCTGAAACCGGAGCTCCCCTGCAGCAGAGACGAAAACGACGGGTCTCCAGAAGCAGAGCGACGACAAGGCAGGGAGAGTGAAGGGGACACCGGTGAagcaaaagagaaaacaaagagaCAAGGGCAGAGGAGAAGCCTCCGGTGCCGGAACCTGCGCTCACGCGCTGTCCGTACCGGAGCGAGTGAGATCTACTTC TTGGTTCTATACATTCTTTTCATCTTTCATCTTCATTACAATTTCCCTTCCGTTAGGTCACGGTCTTACTCAGTTTATACGAACAACGAGAGTCTTCATCTCAACGAGTCAAAACCAGATGCTAATGGGTTTGAAGGAAAGGCGCGAGAGTTAGCTGtcgttataaaaaaaagagGCATTGGAGGAACTGGTGGAGGCGGCGGTAGCATCACGGGAGGAAGTGGCGGCGGCGGTAGTAGCATGGGAGGAGGAAGTGGCGGCAGCGGAAGCAGCACGAGTGGAGGAGGTGGTGGCGGCGATAGCAGCACGGGAGGAGGAGGTGTCAGCGGTCAAAGCTGGTCAAACGGCGGACGACATTTTGGTTCGAGTTATGTTGGTGGTAATGGTACTCGTGGACCGCATCGTTCAAGCGGCAGCCAGAATATACGAGGGGCAGTATGTGCGGCCGGTTGGTTGGGTTTATCGGTTTTATCCGGTTTAATATTGGTTTAG